The following nucleotide sequence is from Mytilus trossulus isolate FHL-02 chromosome 9, PNRI_Mtr1.1.1.hap1, whole genome shotgun sequence.
GGATTATCGACGTTTTCAGACGTTTGGACAAATTGGCTACCGTTTTGTAAAGTATGGAAGTATTCTATTCCTTCAATACCCAAACATGTAGTTAATAAGAAGAGAATCTTggcatattttgataaattataaaaaatacgcgttaactgctttgaaaaatgaaatatcaacttggacaaaatgactaccgtttgaaaaacgactgtgtagagaAGATTTTATTGAATTACTAATATTTGAACTCAaatgaggcaaatatttgtacttttattagatattattattgtcttactctttttattcattttctgctaTATCTACTTTCAGTCGTTGAGTTAACGAAAAACGTCGGACAGTTTTCTTATTCCAGCTTTATATGCAGCCACCGAGTCAAATGAAATCTGGTAAAATAACGGCTTTAACGCCACAAAGAATCGACACATGTCGTTGTTCCTGCCAAGAATCAAGAAGATCcgagaataagaaataggatcactatacataagagttaaaacagtttttcataaatgtaacgttggacatCCGTTTTTTCACATAGCTTTGTCATTTCAATCCTCAAATATTCTTAATATTACTTAGGATGATCAAGAgctgtaaaaacataattcaaaacaatttgttttaatattggttcATGTTTTCtaacctttttattttgtttatcggACGAAATTGtggattctgttttaaatcctaggggttgtaggaacatTGTGGccaacgtttgaaagtagaaatagagCAATAATTTTTCCAAGAAGCCATATAGTTTGCCTTATGTATAGGGAGATAGAAAGAATGGCTTGCCTTGGTAGTACAAGTTCCATTAACTTCCCTTATCAAGTTTTATATCCAACATGTCTCGCTGCACAGCTGGTATCGGTATCTTCCAATCATTACCTGGATCTATAAAACATATAAGattctcactgaaggtatccaaagaaggtAACCAAAGATTTTGTGACGATGCAAAGatcaaactttacaatataaatagaaatctttaaccaatgaattcaaattgcaaaagctatgcaattaacaaatatatacttattaagcttcatgtaaattataatttaacaataaaatacattaaatatgaaatttggagttttaccaagggagcttataattaattaataacattatctaccacacagcatttcggggactctccctctcagtctggtatctttcctccgtcttttatagctgactatgcggggcATTTCTTATTATTTGGGGcattatgatgacctatagttgttaatttctgtgtcatttagtctcttgccaatcataatacatattctttcatatatagcgatgtcgtaattacgacatagctatgtcgttaaaacgacatagtgatgtcgttattgCGACATGATAtttcgaaattacgacatagcgatgtcgttataacgacatgttatatcgaaattacgacatagcgatgtcgtaataacgacatgtcATGTCGAAATTatgacatgttatgtcgaaattacgacattattttttttttaatggcccttatcggcttccgcaAAACACTTATACCCtgttataattttcaatatatcgTTTTACCTTAAGTGTGATAAAAATCTCCATAGCAAGTGAACTTAAAGAAGGATTTCCAAAAATGATTCTTcagaataaaaaattaattcagCGTTTACTGTTGTCAATGgccatttgaaaataatatatacccCCTATGTTTCTATTGTGGTTTTGGTACCTTTGACTATGTGttgatgttttgaaaaaatctttaaaaaatcatttttcgTCGCAGTTAGTTTTTCCATAGCAGGTAACattgtaaaaataatgaaacaatctaattatcaagaaaaaatattttgaatcaatGATTTCTGTTGTCGACTTTGCATTTTGAAATGCAAATTCCAAACCTCCGTTCGACAGATGTCGTATGCACAGTATACAAATGGATCGACATAATAGAAATGTTGACTTTATAATAGTTTCTGCTTTGCCCACTTTCATCATTTAGAAATAATAAGTGGTAATTGATTATTGAAAGTTCTATCGAGTTTGAAGAGATTTGATACAGATAATTGTATCAAAATGACGTATTTTGTTTATGACTTTGATATACCGTGGCCatgatacatttaaaaaaaattaacaatataataACACAGATACATTCAAAACCGAGGTTATGTCAATTTACCAAAATTATAAAGACTTACTTAAAAGACACATACGAGTTATCATGTGTCATAATAGGATTATATCTCGGTGAGAAATTTAAGACTATCAGagtttttatagaaaattctTAAACAACTTTGGTTATCTCGCTTGAAAATGTCCAATATTCTTGAACATGAATCCGCTATAAGGAgtttatgtatattatattcTATGCTTATTGGTGCACTCCTTTTAAGTAAGAAAGTATGTAAAATCCATCCATCTTTGGCGCAATTTGTGCTTTCAATGGCATAGtatacttaaactaaccaacacacttgcagaaatgaaacttttggtgattttttttttattataccaCTTTGAGCAAAAATTTGCTTGTATATGAGTTTGCATTGAAACAGGAGGATTATTGCACtctataatatatcaatttaaaatttccagaaacaaaacaaacagggATTATTCTTAGAAGTGTATGTCTTCTGAAATGCAGTTCTTTCCTAAAAGACTTTAAACATTGGTTGAAAACTGGCATGTACAAATGTgaaacatgtacattgtatctgTTAACCCAAGGTAAACTGCTCAGAAAgctgtaaaaatagaataatagaACATACAAATGACAGATGGGCAAGACAATAAGCCATTCTATGAACTTAAAAGGTTTCTCAGTTTCCCAATAGATGAAATTTACAGATGTTCGATTAAAGCTAGAGTGCTATTACATGGGTGTATTTCAATTTTGTCTGTCCCGAAAGAGAATTTGTGTACTACTAGTATGAGTGATGTAATATAACTGGTAATATGTCCAAGAACAACATTCTGTGATATTACAAAAATCATTTATGATTGTTTAAACATTTCTTCCATTAAATTTCCTCTTTTTTGAATACCATATTGACGCCTTCTTATTTTCTCCACAAAAAACAACTCAGACATATCTAGATAATCACAATCGTCTCGAGAAACCACAAATGCCGCAGACCACCTAGAAGCTGCGACTATATAATTGCTTCTTTTATCTACTTTCGACCTGCAATAGTCCTCTACTTCTTTACGTAACCGatcaaaatataacaattcTAAATGAAAGTCTAGACCTTCCTTTTGAATCTGTGACCACAGGCGTTTGTAAAAGAAATGGTACAAGTCGTAGTCTAACTTAGCGTATCTTTCGTACATATATCTGTGAGTGTTATCGGCGAATGAATATGACTGTCGTGCCGCGTTTTGCCTGAAATACAAGACATCCTTTATAGTCCAGGCTTATATACGTCTCATCATAACTACAGACTCAGTGAAATATTCCATTATAATCACAAACTGGAATTCTTTATCAAGTTTCCTCAAATATTCCATACTTTCATCTTCTGAATATTGACGGAAGAGATTGGAAGGAAATCCAAATTCAACTGCCATTCTGTTGTTTGTCATTGACCACTTATATGGTAAACCATGTTCATACTGAGTAGGATTTTGTAGATACTTTAAAACTTTATTGAgtgcttttattttttcaaaaatatatggaGCTCCGAAATAATTCAAGGTCGACAAGAACTGATTAAATGGTTCACGAACAATGCCTACATACGCTGTGTCATTTGGCATATACTTATGAAAAGCTTCACTGTTGTATAAAACATGGCAGCATAATACATCGAATGTTTTATTTAGTGGGGAAGGtagaatatttttgtcattcaaTGTTGATTCTATACCAATAACATTATCCCAATGATCTTGTCGAATTATTGGAAGAACAAATGTGAGGTTGCGAGATTCACCATAACGTAGAAATATGTTTTGTGCTGTCGTACTTCCTGCCTTGTGGACTTTCAGAAATGCTACTCGTTTATAAGATACTTTGGTCGTTTTAATTTCGAATGAAACGTTCGTTGAAATCAATCTAGGGTCTGAAAGCGGTGTAAGCATGATACTCTTTTCAGATATTCGTTTCCCCAAAAAAgcttttgattcatttttttgagACAGTGAGGGCGGAGAAACGGAAACACCTATAGAAATGACGGAGTTATGCACagtattgttttgtttagttttatcGGCCACATTCGACGTGGTGGCTGAAAGATATTTACTTTCGTGAAGTATTGCATAAATTGTCACCATAACGATCGGTATACATAAAACAGTCAATCTGgaattaaagaaaaagttttgtaaaattttgttctAAGTATTGGTAATTATACAATGTATAGTAGTTGTTACCGTTTACAACTTtctgtttgaaaataattaagttcatcacccttttgaaatataattttacacAGCATTTACTGATATATTTAACCAGAACACGACTTTGAAAGACATACAACGTTCGTTAGTTTTTGGTCTCTTGATCACAAATACGTTTAgagttatattttaaatcaaaaattagATATTGTATTTTTAAGACATCACAGATCAAACAAGTCATTTAATTAACACTGAATTCATTGTTACGTGCATTCTATAGTATTGTCGTTCTGTGAACAAATTGGAAGACTAAAGAGGAACGAAGGAAATATGCGTGTGTTTTTGCGTTACGAATCAAAAGTAAAGATAATAGAAAAACTTCGACTTCTGTTCAATCCCTGTGATCTTGATTGTGCATAATCTTGTAATAGAATCAGAAGTAAGGATAAATAGAAAAACTGTCGACTTCTGTTCAATCCCTCTGATCTTGATTGTGAATAACGAGGTTATTCTCtttagtaaaattttaattgCAACTTACAAAAGAAGACGTTTATCTGTTACTGATTGATATTATGTTGTAATTAAATTACAAGTTTCGGAATATGTAGGTCAAAAGTAACAAAGCcgaaaataccgaactcaaagggaaattcaaaacagaaagtcctttcaaaaatcaaaaagctCAAACTCACCAAACGAAGGAatacaactgttatattcctgacttggttccagcatttccttatgtataaaatgattGATTAAACCGGATTTTTGTAGCTAGCTACAGATCATTAAGATAGGAGTCGAGTACACTCGCACGAGCGGGATTCGAACTAATAACCTCAATGTTGACTGGCAAGAAATTGCTGTAGAagaactacttagaccacttgaCCACCGTTGCTCCTAACAAGGGTAGAAGAACTACTTTGACCACTTGACCACCGTTGCTCCTAACAAGGACAGAAGAACTACTTAAACCAATTGACCACCGTTGCTCCTAACAAGGGTAGAAGAACTTCTTAGACCACTTGACCACCGTTGCTCCAAACAAGGGTAGAagaactacttagaccacttgaCCACCGTTGCTCCTAACAAGGGTAGAAgcactacttagaccacttgaCCACCGTTGCTCCTAACAAGGGTAGAagaactacttagaccacttgaCCACCGTTGCTCCTAACAAGGGTAGAAGAACTACTAAGACCACTTGACCACCGTTGCCCCTAACAAGGGTAGAagaactacttagaccacttgaCCATCATTGCTCCTAACAAGGGTAGAAgcactacttagaccacttgaCCACCGTTACTCCCAACAAGGGTATAGAagaactacttagaccacttgaCGCCTGTTGTTCCTAACAAGAGTAGAAAAACTACTTAGAACACTTGGCCACCGTTGCTCCTAACAAGGGTAGAAGATCAAGTAAaggttttgttgttgtttgataaatatatacaatgcaATTATGGTAGTTATAATCTTTTCCTCAAATGTGACTAACCAGATTAGATTTATTACCGAGATTGAACGTATAAAAGCAACACGAGGGTTGCCTCACGTAGAGCAGGATTAGTTTACCCTCCCAGAGCTTCACTGGGGTAaggctgatgaccgtaactgcattcacggtcatccaaagatgtcggatgaaaaaataggtcagtttctgtattgtctgttaaagtgtttctatatcattttctttacaaatcatacattgaaacgatgtaaatttataaaagaatcacTCGGAAATCACTAATTACTTCCGAGAAACGTGCATGAAACGGGAAATTCGATATGAGAAATCGCtcagatgaccgtaaatcacaATCGAGATTACAATAACAGAATCagcgattcataacaagggTGACCGTAATTGCTTTTAAGATTACCGTAATCTGTAAATAATGACCGTAACTTTCAAAAGATGACattctaagaaatatccgtatttatataactacctttttgtatcaaatgattAATCGTGTTGATATAAACATCTTAATATGAGAGTTTTATCCTGTAGGTAGAAGAAAATAAGACGTGCTTCAAATGCAAAGATTACcatatgtatctttttttttttacagtagagggtttaatttttaaaatgaatttgcaAAAAGACATGCAAATGAACAGGTAGGGAAAACATGCTACAAAAGCGCGATAAAATGACACCTTACaagtataatgaaaaaaatgcggTGCACAGCCTCCAACTGCTcgacaaaagattttttttattttttggattccttttaatgacatataataaatgaacatttttaaaaatgccaaTGCATGTACACCCATTGATATTACATCGTCTTCCATTTTGTCgtgcaaataaaataacagaaatattatgaaaatatcaTACGTCTTAACAAGTGAAGGTGAGCTCCAGCAAAGTAGATCCTTAAAATAGtcttcttatgttgtactgttataccactgtccctgGTTAGGGGAGGAtcgggatcccgctaacatgtttaaccccgccacatcatttatgtttgtgcctgtccaaagtcaggagcctgtcaattcagtggttttcgtttgtttatgtgttacatatttgcttttcTCATTGTCGAAGACCGTACggggacctatagttgttaatgtctgtgtgattttggtcttttgtggatagttgtctcattggcaatcataccacatcttcttttttatattgtacgaATAGCGTATCACAAGGCGGAacgttgtcaatttgtatatatacagaaatGTTATTCATACAGTCGGGATTCTACTTcttcaaaattatctccctatTACGCCAGTTTATgctcacaatcgtagaaatggaagccattgtagggatgacgctCTGCCAATTTTGCTTTTGAAAACTGGTAAATTTGTCCACATAGCACCATTACGATCGATCGTTATATCCACATAGCACTATAACGATCGATCGTTAAATgtcagttatattttaaaagacaaatgtatctactagctaatgagcatcagttaatgatcttgtctgcacTGATTAAccttaaaaaatattgtctGTTCGGATGTCAGGTgtaattttcgaaaattcttcagcatttaaaaaaaatttaattaaatatttcgtggacGGGCAGACTAAACATTTTCAGTGGTTGAATATtataaaccctagttatcacacacaagaaaatcatatattttttcgaAGATGTCCATTTTCATTATCCAAAttaaaagactgtcgtcaagtacttttagaaaaaaaaggctattcgaacacacctactctgcTTCTTGCGATTTATTAGATAGGTATTttacttgacccatatatttcatctttttgtACTGTCATTTTATTTACGTTATAAAGTCAATctgtagctttgatatataaaaatgatagaatctgaagcgagatgcTATATCAAATACTCTTGCTTTGTacgttttaaagacaaaatatacaccCAAACAtgccctaacataaaaaggtgcactcgattttctcttttcgatacaatcgTTACCTATTTGGGGGAATTTTTTAATGattcacataatggaagggcagacacaaatatttttgaactaAAAGATTGATATGTTCTCTGTCCGTGGTAAAcaaaaaatcggaggttatgcattttctacatccaacttttagatacccatgtcgtcgacttgatatcttaTTGTTTTGCATTAGTATGTAATAGAtacattgaaaacttatgcaaatgttttttttttaaataaatcacttcgtaattgagaagaaaattgtcgttttagttgtttctattaactttttaaaattttgttactatatcaaacataacagtaaacatttatcgcTTTCTCGATaaacaaagagcttcgattcttttgttctatttcaaaagTGTTCCCGTCTGCATATATTAAGACAAATTAAGATTTTAATCTGCTTCCTCAGGAACCATACACATGGGCTCGATTACCAAATATTCGTATgtattattaatgtttttaatgctccatttattggcattatgtttttctggtctgtgtgtacgttcgtctgtttgtccgtttgtttgTCCGTTTGTCCAGCTTCAAGTTAATTAAAtagaaacttagtacacacTTCCCCTatggtatgatttttttaattctaatgccAAATTACAGTTTATCCCATTTTTTtcagtccactaaacatagaaaatgatagtgtagatgaggcatccgtgtactagtGACACATTCATGTTTCTTCAAATTTTCGTCGTATCGCTGTcaatttgtgtaaaaattttaacgtcgttatcaataaatatttcattgtttacgAGAAACATGCAATTTACTATCATtgtaataaatcaaaaatacggccaattatattatagtttaaaaaaaagaaatttatgaaagatcgacaaactcaacaaaaaagCTTTGAATACAATACGAATATTTCTTTGAATTGATGGTCATCCTATAAAAGTTACGGTCGTCCTATATAAATTACAATCAGTCTttacaaattacggtcatcctttacaagttacggtcatcttgTACCAATCACGTTCATCCTTGTtttatgttacggtcatcttatcgattttttcaaatcgaatTTCCCGTTTCATGCACATTTCTCGGAAGTAATTTGTGATTTCCGAGTgattctttaataaatttacatcgtTTCAATGTGtgattttgtaaagaaaatgataaagaaacaCTTTAATAGACAAAACagaaactgacctaatttttcaaccgacatcttgggatgaccgtgaatgctgttacggtcatcagctttagtGGAGCTTGTGAAATCAACAGAGTTTGTGTTGGTCAgtctataattttctatgttgtgttttgtgtactagtttttttctttttgctgTCGCTTTTCGTTTAATACCATGGCATTATCAGTCTGTTTTTAacttatgaatttgaatatccttttagtatctttcgtctctaATGTCAAGCCTCTATTAAAATTGGCACCgtttatgtaaatctatataacGCCAATTGATTGTGAGTTAAActacattttacaaatatcttatccaccttgaaaaatataaacatctaATTCAGTTTAAGATATTTATGATTATATCCCTATGATTTATTTAATCTAAACTAATCATTTATGATAAAGCTTAAAATAGTGACTTTTTACAGTTGTTCCTCTTCTACGTCTTGGTTAAACTtcgatactttttttttatctaccaCCTatgtaataaatttgtttattacttttagaaaaaattaaaatacgtAAATACTGACTTCctagaaatatttaaacaaaaactctCTAAGCTAATGATAAATTCATAAGCTCAAGAataccaaacgaatggataacaactgtcatgtttCTTAATTGgtatttatgtagaaaatgttgaattCAACCTTGTTTCAAAGCTATCTAAACCTCTTTAATGACAGTCGCATAtgattccattatattgacaacagtGTGTGACCACAACACatagacataataggtaaaaacgtaaaaaaaataggggttcAATAGTTATGATTGTGCAATTATCTTATtcactataaaaaataaaaacaaatatgtaacaaagaaaaacaGTTACCATTAAGATATACACCATTTCAAAGAttctaattaaattttcatttctttaataatatcatggtttttagaTATGAAACAAACTTACATGCGTTTATAAGCCATATCAACATCGCGAAAGCAGAACTTTATGATAATGCGAGTCATATCCAAGTAGGATGTGTCGTTCTTTTGTTTGTATGACATAGATAATGAGACATACCTTTTCAACTGATTGATTCGTAGAATATGTATTGCAATATGTTACTTACTCTATCTATTGTATCGTAAAAAGATATAACCATACACTgttcattttaacaaattatgatTGTTTCAGAAGGTTTCAAACAATGTTTTATTCAATATCGAATTAGCTATTCCTATAGATTTGATTTATTTGGGATTTAATAGGTTACAATGATTCGCtaaatttttagaatatttagagATTGAGGGGTTTCATAAAACTACAGGGAGATCACAATGTACAAAACAGCTGCACGTTTTTGTTACGTTctattgttaaggaaatattaaacttctcaatgatcaaaattagcgTTGCTACAtatccaattattttttttctgataaagtgtggaatttttatattttcattaaaggtttaaagtaattattttgtcaaaatctaataaaaattaaacgaatcaaatttgttaaagtCATGTGTTTGGTAccattttaagtaaaataagcattgatttgataaaatatagttATATTAGTGCACCCGTATTGCATATCGATACCATATGTTGTAAAGCATATCACAATAAAATATACGTTGCCCAAGTGTACAACAATAACATcgaataatatttgaaaacagcAGATCTGAAAACGAATATATCTTTTTTCTCGATGAAAACAAATTAGAGAATTAGAGGGATTACTAGAATTATCACCATTCCATTCTCAAATAACCCCGTACTATATGGATCCGTAACTAGTACTTTTATTACGGTATTTAAACATGAGAAGACATTTTCAGGAACGTTACAATGTTTGAGGGGACTTTTTAACGAcgtcaaaattgtaaaagacgTTATCAAGTTTACCTGATAAATCAAGTAGTTAAACTCTCTTAGGCAACGTAaagatttctttttaatatcagGTTCTGGACATGATGCTTATTTCTAATAATAATTGATCGTGAAAGATTAGGCAACGCGTTAGGTTGATTGTGAACGCGAAAGAAATGGTGACCAGACTAGacttatgtatataaaattacaaacattatttccGTAGGGattcaaattgcaaaaattaaacacatttatgaTAAAAGTATGAGCTTTTTGTTTATTCCTTATGAACAATATTTTCATTACATATATTGTACCTGTTTTTCCTTAAGATTGGGATACATCTTGACAACAGAGAGGATAAAGCCATTAGGAGCCTAACTTGTCAAAAATATGTGTCtttgtatctataaaataaaaggaaTTTGCGAATGTGTGAAGCCAGGGGGTCAAGAGGGTATTCCCGGAAAAAACATTGACGCATTCTAATCTCTTTTTTCTTAACTTCAAATAATGTGACTTTTGATATTTGATGTTAACGAACTATTTTAGCTTATATTATGCTGAAACATTAACATACcttaaatttaacattacaGCGTATTGGTTCCCAGAACTCATGCAATACCAAACACAGGTACTTTGTAACTGAGTAAAAGGCTACATGTactatatatttacaattgcatgcaatttatcttattatttcaaacaggtcttcaatgatcaccagctatttatttttcattcgatACCAAAATTACCAAAATGTTCTTCAAGTGTTCAATGTTACACACATGCGTAGCATCAATTATGTTTTAAGTACGCTATGTTATTCTCATATGTTCATTCCAACCATGCCCAAGTTAGTTTTGCTACACATTTTCACTCCCAGTATTAAGAGAATGCGTGGCATTGcaccatttatattttaaaatgtcctgtatcaaatcaggaaaatggtcattgttatatttaagtTCGTTTcagtgtgtgttacattttaatgttgtgtttctgttgtgtcgtagttttcttatatttgatactttttctttagttttgtttcttttgtgtcttagttgtcttatatttgatacttttttttaagttttagtttgtaacccggcgTTTGGGTGTCCACTGTCATCCTTTCCTGTGCTGTTCTAGTtcgctgggttttttttggtcttGATCTATCTTCTTTTTACTAGTCAGACCTTTCGCGTATCAGCGGAGTGAAGTTTCACCACCATTtactacataaataaatatatcaaagttGATAACACTACCCGCCCTCTTTGGTCGctatagccaagttgaaaatgttcataacatttttctctagaactacAACACACGGCTTTcttaaatttgatttcaatGTTATCATCAGTCAGCTAAACCAAGTGGTGCTTTTTCAGATTCATAACTCAACAACTTTCTGTTAATACCGAAATATTTGGGCGGATATATCATCAATGATCTGTAGCTAACACTTTCACTTGCTGTACTTGATTTATATGCTCTTTAAAGACCCTGTAATTTGGAAAAATCTATATACAGATTTCGAATTGAGTATATAGAAAGTAATCGAACTACCTATGCAATTTATATACGGAGTGATTTCTTGAGAAATGTTATGACATATACGCAATACTACAGACAggactaatgggttgtcggatCATTGGACTGTCGGAGCAATAGGTTGTCGGACCAATGGACTGTCGGAATAGTGGTATTTAACCGATTTTAGCAGCCCTAACTACgaattatttgtttacgttggtaattaaaagactaatctttttttattcctcGATGCAGATGCTTAAAATTGT
It contains:
- the LOC134684304 gene encoding galactose-3-O-sulfotransferase 2-like, with the translated sequence MLTPLSDPRLISTNVSFEIKTTKVSYKRVAFLKVHKAGSTTAQNIFLRYGESRNLTFVLPIIRQDHWDNVIGIESTLNDKNILPSPLNKTFDVLCCHVLYNSEAFHKYMPNDTAYVGIVREPFNQFLSTLNYFGAPYIFEKIKALNKVLKYLQNPTQYEHGLPYKWSMTNNRMAVEFGFPSNLFRQYSEDESMEYLRKLDKEFQFVIIMEYFTESVVMMRRI